Sequence from the Brevundimonas sp. SGAir0440 genome:
GCGCCTCAGGCCGTTCTGACGATCCCGCCAGAGGTCGTCACCGGCCAGGGCGTCAGCCGCCCGCCCGCGCAGGGGCCGCCCGTGCATTCGCCGGTCAGCGGCTCGAACACCGCCCCGTGCCAGCCGCACAGGATCAGCGCGCCGTCCGGCGTCAGATAACGGTCGATCTCCATCGCGATCGGAAAGCCGGCGTGCGGGCAGCGATCGACCCAGCCCGCGACTTGACCGTCCTTTCTGACCACGAAGCCGTGGAAGAAGGCCTCTCCGATCTGCAGCACGAAGCTGCGCGAGCCGGGATCGGCGATATCGCCCTCGGCGCACAGCGCCACGCCAGGCGGCGTCTTCCAGACCCGTTTGCGCTCGCCCGGCGCCTCGGCCGCTTCAGACACGTTCGGCCTTCAGCGGGCGCGACAGCAAACCATCGATCAGACCATCGACATCGATCTCGTCGGCGAGCAGGGCGGCGACGCCTTCGGAGATCGGGATTTCCACGCCCAGACGCGCGGCCAGTTCGCGAACCGCCGGCGCGCTCTCATAGCCCTCCGCCACCGAGCGTTTGCCGGCCAAGGCCTGCTCCACCGTCTGCCCCTGCCCCAGGGCCAGACCCAGGCTCATGTTGCGCGACTGGGGGCTGGAACAGGTCAGGACGAGGTCACCGAGACCGCACAGACCCGCCACCGTCTCCGCCTGGCCGCCCATGGCGACAGCGAGACGGGTCATTTCCGCAAAGCCGCGCGTGATCAGGGCGGCGTGTGCGCTGCGTCCCAACTGACGCCCCTCGGAGATGCCGCAGGCGATGGCCAGGACGTTCTTCAGCGCGCCGCCCGCTTCGGCGCCCACCAGATCGGTCGCCAGATAGGGCCGGAAGCCCGGCGCCGACAGGGTGTTCAGCAAGGCCTCGCCCAGCGCCTGATCGGCGCAGGCCAGGGTCACGGCGGTCGGCAGGCCGCGCGACACCTCGCCCGCGAAACTGGGACCGGACAGGACGGCGGCGGGGGCGTCCGGCAGGGTCTCGGCCAGCACCTCGGTCATCAGCTTCATCGTCCCGCGCTCGACCCCCTTGGAGCACAGCACCACCGGCACGCCGGCGCGATAGTGGGGCGCAAACGCCGTCAGCGTCGCGCGCATGTGCTGGGCCGGCGGCACGGCCAGGATGAGGTCGCAGTCGCCCAGATCAGCTAGATCGGCGGTGAAGTTCAGTTCGTCGGCCAGCGGCACGTCGGGCAGATAAAGGTCGTTGGCCCGCGTCGCCCGCATCGTCTCGACCAACTGCTGCTCGCGCGCCTGCAAGGTCGTGTCCAAGCCAGCCCGAACGCAGACCTGCGCCAGCGCCGTGCCCCAGGCGCCCGCGCCGATGACCCCTGCCGTGCGGAATTCCATACGCCCTCCCGAGGCTTGTTTACCGTTCACGCCTTGGCGCCTTTACGGCCCGGCTTGTGCGAAGGATCGGACAGGGCGCGCGCTTCGTCCAGCGGCCATCGCGGCCGTGCGACCACATCGATGTCGCTGGTCAGGCCCAGCGCCAGCCGTTCCGCCCCCGCCAGGGCGATCATCGCCGCATTGTCGGTGCAATAGGCCATCGGCGGCGCCAGGAAATCGAAGCCGTGTTTCGCCGCCGTCGCCTGCAAGGTCGCGCGAATGGTTTTGTTGGCCGCAACTCCGCCCGCGACAACGAAGAGCTTGTGGTCATGCGTCTCCGCATAGGCCGCCAGCGCCCGTTCAGACCGATCCGACAGCTGGCGGGCGATGGCGTTCTGCACCGCATCGGCCAGATCGGCCTTTTCCTGTTCGGTCTCGCACGTCTGCGCGATGCGGAAGGCCGCCGTCTTCAGGCCCGAAAAGGAGAAGTCGCAATCCTTGCGGCCCAGGAGGGCGCGCGGCAGATCGATCTTCGACCCGTCGCCCTGCACGGCCAGCCGCTCCAGCGCCGGGCCGCCCGGATAACCCAGGCCCAAGGCCTTGGCGATCTTGTCGAAGGCCTCGCCGGCCGCGTCGTCGATGGTGGCCCCGATCCGGCTCATGTCGCCGACGCCGCGCACCTCCAGAAGCTGGCAATGGCCGCCGGACACCAGCAGCAGGAGGAAGGGATAGGCCACCTCCGCACCCAGCCGGGCCGACACCGCATGGCCCTCAAGATGGTTGACCGCCACCAGAGGCAAACCGCGCGCCAGCGCCGCCGCCTTGCCGAAACTGAGGCCCACCATCACCCCGCCCACAAGGCCGGGCCCGGCCGTCCCCGCGATCCCGTCCAGCCCGTCATAGCCCATATCGGCCTCGGCCATCGCGCGGCGCGTGACCTCGGCGATCATCTCGACGTGGCTGCGCGCCGCAATCTCGGGCACCACGCCGCCATAGGCCGCATGGTCGTCGATCTGGCTGTGAACGACCGAGGACAGCACCTCCGCGCGACCGCCCGCCATTGAAGGGTGCAGGCGCACGACCGAGGCGGCGGTCTCGTCGCAACTGGTCTCAAGGCCCAGCACCGTCAGCGGCCGGACATCCCGTCCAGTTGCTGACTTGGCGCCGCTGCTATAGTCGGCGGACATCTCCATCGGGTCGAGGTAGCGACCCGGCGACCGGTGCGCAACGCTCATGACCTTTCCTCTCCGCATCGGCACCCGACGCTCCAAGCTGGCGCTCGCCCAATCCGGCATGATGCAGCGCGCCATCGGCCGCGCCCTGAACGTGCCCGAGGCCGAGATCGAGACCGCCATTCCTCTGGTCGAGATCGTCACCACCGGCGACCGCATTCAGGATCGCCGCCTGCTGGAAGTCGGCGGCAAGGCGCTGTTCACCAAGGAGATCGAGGAGGCCCTGCTGGCCGGCCGGATCGACATCGCCATCCATTCGATGAAGGACGTGCCCGCCGAACAGCCCGACGGACTGTGCATCGCCGCCATCCCCGAACGTGAAGACGCCCGCGACGCCTTCATCAGCCGCGACTTCGACAGTTTCGACGCCTTGCCCTTCGGCGCGCGCCTGGGCACCGCCAGCCTGCGTCGCCAGGCCCAGGCGCTGGCCCTGCGGCCGGACCTGAAGGTCGAGATGCTGCGCGGAAACATCGACACCCGCCTGCGCCGCGCGGCCGAGGGCGATTTCGACGCCATCCTTCTGGCCGTCTCGGGCATGACGCGCCTGGGGGTCACCGACCACATCCGCGAGAAGCTGTCGCTGGACGCCTTCCTGCCGGCGCCGGGCCAGGGCGCCCTGGCCATCCAGACGCGCGCCGCGGACATGGACTCAGACTGGGTCGCCGCCCTGAACCACCCTGAGACCGCCCTGTGCATCGCCGCCGAGCGCGGCGCCATGACGGCGCTGGAGGGGTCGTGCCGCACCGCCGTCGGCGCCTATGCCCGCATCGAACACGACACCCTGCACCTGACCACCGAAATGCTCAGCCCGGACGGGTCCGCCCGCTGGCGCCGCGTCGGCGACCTTTTCCAACCGACCGAAGCCGACGCGCGCGCTCTGGGCCAACGCCTGGGCGGCGAGGTGCACGCCTCGGCCGGCGATCAGGAAGTCGATCCCGCGACCCTGGACGGATGAGTATCGCACCGAAACGCGTCTGGGTCACCCGCGCCGAACCGGGCGCCGCGCGCACCGCCGCCCGCCTGCGCGACATGGGGTTCGAGCCGATCGTCGCGCCCCTGCTGGCGATCAAGAATCTGACCCCGCCCGTTCCTAATCTAGCGTCGTTCGCCGCCCTTACCTTCACCAGCATCAACGGCGTTGCCGCCTTCGCCGCCCTAACGCCCCGTCGCCATCTGCCGGTCTTTGCCGTCGGCGATGCGACCGCACAGGCCGCCCATGATGCAGGGTTCGCGAATGTCCGCTCCGCTTCCGGCGACATTCAGGCCCTCGCCCGTCTGATCGCCGGCGCCATCGCCGACGCCGATGTCCTGGTCCCTCAAGCGGAAACCCCCGCCGGCGATTTCACCGCCGCTCTCAACGCCGCCCGCGCCCGCAACGTGTCGATCCAGTCGCTGACGGTCTATCGCGCCATCGAAACGTCAGCCGAAGCGCCCGCGCTGTTCGACGCCGTTCTGATCCACTCCCCCCGCGCCGGACACGCCCTCGCCAAGCGTGGTCACGACGTCCTGGCGCACGCGGTCCTCGCCTGCATCTCTCCCGCCGCCGCCGCCCCGCTCGTCGCGCTCGGCCTGACGCCCGTTGTGGCAAAATCGCCCGACGAGACCTCATTGCTCACGATCTTGAACACTGCGCTTGGCAAGCGCGATCCGGCCGTATAAAGACCCCGTCTCGCGCGGACACCTTCGTCCGTTGCAACCGGGCCGCTTTAGCTCAGCCGGTAGAGCACATCATTCGTAATGATGGGGTCAGGTGTTCGAGTCACCTAAGCGGCACCACGTCTCCGAGCGCGATTCGCGCGGGAGGCGGCGTATGAAGCGCCGAAATATATCCTCAAGGTTGAATCGTCAGCTATAGCGCACGTAGCAATCCCTAGCTGAGCAGCTTTGGCTTGACGGGATCGGTGTTTTGGGGCCATGGCGCCGCATTATCTATGCCCGCAGGCCGACATGAACGACGCAGTTGATCCCGTAGACATCGCCATCGGCGGACGTATCCGTACCCGTCGTGAGGAACTGCGTATCACTCAGGCGCAGTTGGCCGCCGGCGCAGGCGTGACCTTCCAGCAGATCCAGAAGTACGAGCGGGGCGTCAACCGCGTCTCGGCCGCCCGCCTGCTGCAGATCGCCTCGGTGTTGAAATCGACCGGCGCAGCCCTGCTGGGCGAACTGGAAACGGCCGAGGGCGACGAGCTGGCCCTGGCCGCACCCGGCGTCGCCGAACTGCTGGCGGCCTTCCGCGGCATCAAGGACGCCGCCCAGCGCGACGCCCTTCTGACCGTGGCCAAGGGCCTGCGCGGCTGATCAGGCCCGGTTGCTGGCGCTTTTCAGCAACTGCTCAACCTCATCGCGATGGTCGGCTCCGTCGAGAGCCGCGCCTGCCAACCACGACTGGATGGCGTCCAGCGCACGCGCATCGCGACCGTCCGAGCGGCCGGCGTCGGACAGGCTCTGGCGGATGATCTCGATCATGCAGACCGCTTCGACGGCCGAGGTCGGGGCGTGATCGAGAAGCGTGGTTTCCGCCGCTTCCATCGGCGCCAAATCCAGTTCGACGAGCAGGTTCTCGCCGCTGGCGGACAGCGATGACGATCCGACCTGTTTCGCCAGATTGGCCGTTTCCAGCCACAAGCGGAAAAGCGGCATAAAGGCGGGGGTGGTTTGGGTGTTCATGACATTCAGACTTTCTGCAGCGCCCGGATCGATCCGGGCGCTGATTTGGGACGGGCGTAGGGGGCGCATTGGGCCTCCCAGACGCCGAAGAGGGCGAGGAGCAGGAGCTCGAACCAGACGACCATTCGGGTCGATACGATCGACCACAGCAGAGCGTCGGAACCGGCGATGCCGGCCAGATGGGTCGAGACCGCGATGAGCTGGGCGCCGGCGGCGAGAAGCAGCCACCATCGGTCGTAACGGAGCGCCAGACCGACCAGCAGACAGAACATGGACACCGACAGGATCGCCACCCCCCACCGGAAATGCCCGATGAACAGGTGATCGACCAATGGCGTGCCCCAGTTGAGGACGACCAGTGCGACCAAGGCGATCCGCTCCGGCATACGACCCTTCCAAAGCAGAAGGGCCATGACGCCGTAGGTCAGGCACATCAGAAACAAGGACAGCGGCGACCCCATTCCGACGGCCGCGATCAAGCGGCGACGGCAAGAACCGGGGCGAACCCAGTGGGTTTGACTGTCTTGTCTTCGTGCGCGCCGTCCATATGCCAGCCGACCTGATGGTCGTCGGCGACCTGGGCCAGTTCGGAGTGACTGGCGATGACGGCGCCACGAACCTCGGCCAGTTGGCTTAGGCCGCGCACCATATTGGCCAGCGCTTCCTGTCCAACTTCCGCCGCCAGGCGCGCCTCGACTCGGCCCTCCAACGCGGTCTGAACTAAGCGGCTGATCTCGATCATCGCCTGATCGACGGCGTGTTCTGCGGTTCTGACCTGCCGCGCCACGCGGCCGCCGACGTGCATGTTCTTCATTGGCTCACCTTCCTTTAAGCCGTTTGGTCAGCGCATTTCAGCGGGAGCAAGCCGGTCGAAAAGGGATGGAATTACCATGCCCGCCGTCACGATCCCGATGGCGAACACAAGGGCGATGGCGGCCCCGGCGACGATGATCCCCACTCTCGCCAAAGCGCCCCGAGGAGGCGCAGGCAGAAGCCAGGAAGTCGTTGGGTCGGAAACCGCATCGTCCGACTGTTCGGCCGACGTGGGATCATTGAGCGTATGGGCGCCGGTGTCGGGAATGAGTATCGACGCCTCTGAGTAGCCAATACTCAGTCGCCGGGCCGCCAGTTTGCGGTCCGAAACGCCCAGCTTCGCGTAGGCGCGATGCAGGTGATTGCCGACCGTGCGCGGCGAGATGCGCAGGCGCGCTGCGATTTCCTTGTCCTCCAGACCTTGGCCGGCCAGGCGGACGCATTCGCTTTCTCTCGTCGTCAGGCCATCTGGCATGGGGACCCCCTGACGCTTGTTTACCCCAAAATGAGGGGGAGTCAGCCGATATGCTTACGTCGCGAAGCAGTTTCTGCAGGCTGTGCGCTGCGTCAGATCACTTGAACATATAAGCATATCTTTATATGCCTGTCGGTCTGACACTGACAGGAGCCTCTCTTGGCCGCTCGTTCTTCCTTCCTCTTCACCTCGGAAAGCGTTTCCGAAGGCCACCCCGACAAGGTCGCGGACCGCATCTCCGACACGGTCGTGGACGCCTTCCTGGCCAAGGATCCAGAGGCGCGCGTGGCGTGCGAGACCCTGGTGACGACCCAGCGCATCGTGCTGGCCGGCGAAGTTCGCGCCACCCAGCCGGGCAACACCAAGGAAGAGAACGAAGCCTTCACCCAAAGCATCATCGACGGCCTGGAGCCGCTGGTCCGCGCCGCGGTCAAGGACATCGGCTATGAGCAGGAGGGCTTCCACTGGGAGACGGCGGATTACTCCTGCTTCCTGCACGCCCAGTCGGCCGACATTGCCGTCGGCGTCGACTCGACCAATGAGAAGGACGAGGGCGCGGGCGATCAGGGCATCATGTTCGGCTATGCGTCGAACGAGACGCCGGAGCTGATGCCGGCGACCCTGCAGTACAGCCACAACATCCTGAAGCGCCTGGCCGAGGTTCGTCACGCCGGTGGCTCGCAGCTCGAGCCCGACGCCAAGAGCCAGGTCACGATCGCATACGAGGACGGCAAGCCGGTCCGCGCCACCTCGATCGTCCTGTCGACCCAGCACGCCAGGGGGCTGAGCTCCGAACAGGTCGCCGAGATCGTCAAACCCTACATCCTCGAAGTGCTGCCGGAAGGCTTCACCGACGAGAACACCGTCTGGCACATCAACCCGACCGGCATCTTCGAGATCGGCGGACCGGACGGCGACGCCGGCCTGACCGGCCGCAAGATCATCGTCGACACCTACGGCGGCGCGGCGCCCCACGGCGGCGGCGCCTTCTCGGGCAAGGATCCGACCAAGGTGGACCGTTCGGCCGCCTATGCCTGCCGCTATCTGGCCAAGAACGTCGTCGCCGCCGGCCTGGCCGATCGCTGCACCATCCAGATCTCCTACGCCATCGGCGTGGCCAAGCCGCAATCGATCCACGTCGATCTGCACGGCACCGGCAAGATTTCCGAAGCCGTTCTGGAAGACAAGATTCTGGACCTAATCGGCGGCGCCACGCCGCGTGCGATCCGCCAGCACCTGGGCCTGAACAAGCCGATCTACGCCCGCACGACCGCCTACGGCCACTTCGGCCGCGAGCCGGACGCAGATGGCGGTTTCAGCTGGGAAAAGACCGATCTGGTCGATCAGCTCAAGGCCTTGGCCTAGGGCTTCAAGCGGCCTGATCGATGGTCAGGCCGCGCACGCCCGCCAGATTGGCGTCGGTCAGGTCGGCCTGACGGGTTTGGGCGCCGTGCAGCGTTGCACGGCCTAGATCGGCGCCGGCCAGGACGGCGCGCTTCAGGTCGGCGCCCGACAGGTCCGCGCCGCGGAGCACGGCGCCCGTCAGATCGGCCGGCATCAGCCGATCGGCGGCGATCAGAAGCGGCCCCAGTTGCGCCTCGCGCATGTCCGCTCCGTTCAGCCGCGCGCCTCGCAGACGCGCGCCGCGGAGGTCGGCGCGCCGCAGTTTGGCCGAGCGCAGGTCGGCGTTGTCGAGTTGGGCGCCCTGCAACTGCACCCCCTCCATATCCAGGCCGTAGAAGACCGCGCCCTTGGCCGACAGGGCGGTCAGGTTCAGGCCCGTGATCGACTTCAGCGGACGCAGGTCGACGCCGTTGAAGACCGACGGTTGCCCCTCCGCGCCGCCGGTCTCGCACCAGCGCGCATGTTCGCGCAGCATCTCGGCGGCGGGCATCTTTTCCACGGATTCGCAGGAGGACTTGTTGTCGGTCAGGGCGCCCTGCATATCGGCGCCGTCGGCGCGCCACATGGTCGTCTTGCAGCCCACCAAGATTGCGTCGCGCAGGTCCGCGCCCGACAGGTCCGCTCCTGACAGATCGGCGCCGGCGAGATCGGCCCCGCGGAAATCCGCCTGCTTCAGATTGGCCCGCACAAGCTTGCAGTCCTTCATCACCGCGCCGGAGAAGTCGGCCTTCACAGCGATGACGCCGGCCATCTTGGAGCGTTGAAGATTGGCGCCGGCCAGGCAGGCGCCGCTGGCCTCGGTCTCGTCGCGGTGGCGCGGTTCGATGACCTTGAAACCCAATCGGGCGTCGGCGGCGGCGATGGTGCCCTCGCGCAGATCGGCCTCGAACAGATCGGCGCCCGACAGGTCCGCCCCGCGCAGACAGGCGCCGCGCAGATCAGAGCGGCGCAGACTGGCCTCGGCCAGGATCGCATCCTGCATGTCCGCGCCGAAGAAGTTGGCGTTGTCCAGCTTGGCCCCGGTCAGATCGCAGCCTTCCAGACAGGCGGCGGCGAAATCGGCGTCGGCCAGATTGCGGCCCTTCAGGCTGAGGCCCGACAAGTCCATCCAGGCGAAGACGGCGCGCGCGCCGCCGGGTCGGGCCTGGAACAGCCGATCGTGCCGGGCGCAGATGACGTCCAGCTCCGCCTGCGTCAGGCGCTTTCTCACGAGGGGTTCAGCGGCGAGGGCCATCAGGGCACATTACGCGCCCTGACTTAAGAAACCTTTGAACGGCGAAGCCGCCTTAGACGGTCAGCAGCCCCTGGGCCTGAAGGGCTTCGGCCAACTCGCCCGGCCCGGTCCACAGCCGCGTGTAACCGGCTTCGCCCAGCCGCTTCAGCTCGGTGACCAGATCGGCCTTGGGCGAGGCGACGAACCGGCCGTCGAAGCCCGAGCCATCCTCGCTGATGCGCACCATCGGGCGGCCGGTTTCCAGCCGGTGCAGGAAGCCTTCGCACAGGGCCGCGCCCTCTTCGCACATCAGCCCGGTCTCGACCGTCAGCCCTTGGGCGCGCAGCCGCTCGGTGCCGCGCCCGGCTGCGAACGGCGACGGGTCCATACAGGCGATCACCACCCGCGCCACGCCCGCCTCGGTCAGGAAGTGGGCGCAGGACTTGCGGCCCGACGACCGCGCGCCGCAGGGTTCCAGCGTGACATAGACGGTCGAGCCCACGACATCCGCGCCGGCGGCGGGCACGGCCTGCTCCTCGGCATGGGGACGACCGCCCGGCGCGGTGGCGGCCTGGGCGATGACCCGGCCGTCCTTGACGATGACGCAGCCGACCGCCGGATTGGGCCAGGTCTCGCCCATCCGGCCGGTCGCCAGGGCGATCGCCTGAGCCATGAAGGCCTGGTCGGCTTCGCTCCAGCTCATGATGCGGTCGGCAATGCCTCGGCGCGAGCGGCGTCGAGGTAGCGGGCGGCGGTGGGCTTCAGATTTGCGTCCAGATCGATCTCCAGCGGATTGCCCGTCGGGATTTCGACGCCGACGATCTGATCGTCCGGCACGTTGAACAGCAGTTTGACGATGGCGCGCAGGGAGTTGCCGTGGGCGGCGATCAGCACGTCCTCGCCCGCCTTCAGGCGCGGCGCGATCTCGGCGTCCCAATAGGGCTTCACCCGGTCCAGGGTGGTCTTCAGGCTTTCGGTGTCGGGAATGGCCTTGCCGGCATAGCGGGGGTCGGCGGTGAAATCGAACTCGCCGCCGGGCGCTAGCGGGGGCGGCGGCACATCATAGCTGCGGCGCCAGATCTTGACCTGGTCTTCGCCGTGTTTCTGGGCCGTCTCGGCCTTGTTCAGGCCCGTCAGACCGCCGTAGTGGCGCTCGTTCAGCCGCCAGTCCTCGATAACCGGCACATCGGTCAGGCCGGCCGCCTGCAACGCCAGGGCGCCGGTGCGTTGGGCGCGCGTCAGGACCGAGGTGAACATCACCGCCGGTTTGAACCCGGCCTCGGCGATCAGTTCGCCGCCGCGACGCGCCTGGGCCTCCCCCTCCGCCGTCAGATCGACATCGACCCAGCCGGTGAAGCGGTTCTCGAGGTTCCACTGGCTCTGGCCGTGGCGGAGCAGGATCAGGCGCGGCATTCGGTCGGTCCTTCGAAATACGGCCTTTCGGGGTAGGACGCCCTCCGAAGTCGGTCAAGGCTCGCGGGCCGCGCCATTGCTTGTCGCGTCGCGCAGGTCGGGGTAACGGTCGGATCGATGTCCGACCGTCTTTTCTTTCCCCTGGCGCTCGCCGCCGCCGTCGTGATGATCGCCCTGGCGACCGTCTGGCCCTGATCCTCTAGAAAAGGATCTTGCGCAGGTTGATGCGGAAGACGCGCCCCTGCGGGTCCAGATAGTCGCGCTGATAGTTGACCGGCGTCTGACCGTCGCTGCTGGTCACCGAGACGCGGTCGTCGAAGATGTTCTGCACGCCGAAGCCGATCCGCGTGCCCTTCAGGAACGGGAAGCGCTCGACCCATGACGTACGTTGGGTCAGGTCGGCGAAGGCGAACAGATTGACGGTTGTCCGGCCCGAGAAGTCCAGATCGGGCGAGCCCAGCGCGTCGCCATTGACCGTCGTGCCCGAGCGCCAGTTGGCGTTGACGAAGGCGCCCACGCCGTTTCTGGAAAGGCCGGTTTGAAGCTGGACCTCATGGCGCGACTGACCGCCCGAGCCGGAGATGGAATCGCCGTCCAGAAGATCCAGCGGCGCAAGACCGTCGCGAATGGTGACCTCGTCCTGAACACGCCAGGTGTGGGTTAGCGACAGGTTGAAGATCCCTTGGCCAGGCTGCATTCCCGATCCACGCCCGCCGCGCATCCGCCCGCCGCCGCCGGGGCCGCCAGGGCCGCCCGGTCCGCCCATCATCATCATGCCGCCGCCGCCAGGACCGCCGCGTCCGCCCGGCCCACGGCCGCTCGCCGCCGCCGGGTTCGGCTTGCCGAACGGGCGCGAGAAGTTGAAGCCCCACTGAACGTCCTGCTGCTCGCGCTTGAAGAAGTTCAGCGGACGGGCGTCGATGGACACCAGATTGCCGTCCGCATCGCGAACGAACCGATCCGGCAGGGCCGCCTCAAGGTCGGGCGTGATGGCCGGGAAGCTGGAGATTTCGTTGTCCGCCTCGGTGCGGGTGTAGGCCAGGTTCAGGCGGAAATCCTTGTCCGACACCGGCTGCCAGTTCATGCCCAGCTTCAGGATGCGCCGATCCTCGGCCTGCAGATTGGGATCGCCGCCGGTGATGCGGTTGATCTCGACGGTCTGGCCGGTGCGGAAGTCAAAGACCGGCGTATTCGGCGTCGATACTGTCGGGTCGTTCAACTGCTGGACCGTCGGGGCCTTGCCCTCATCGGAATAGTTGGCGGAGAAGGACAGCCGCTCGACCGGCGACCAGTTCAGCCCGGCCCCGACCGAGGACACGCCGCCGAAGTCGGACAGTTCTTGGTAGGCCAGATTCAGATTGGCCGACAGGTCGCCGATCCTGGGCAGGATGCCGCGCTCGACGTTGGAGATCGGCAGGTCGAAGTTGGCCTGGACGCTGCCCGAGTTGCGCGACTGCGACCGATCCACGGCCACGCCCGAACGCAGGCTCTCGGAATCCAGCGATTGATAACCGGCCCCGACCTTGAAGGTCGAGGTGATGTCGCCGGCCGGCAGTTCATAGGGACGCCCGTTCAGCACCAGTTCCGCCGTCGCCGTCTGGGCCACCGAGTTGGCGGTGTCGCGCGGATTGAGGATGGCCCGGTCGGTCAGGTCGCCGAACGGATTGACCGTCAGATCGCCTGCGATCAGGGACCGCAACGCATCCGCATCGACGCCGCGTCCCGTCGTGGTGTCGGTCTCGACGCGGCTGTATTCCCCCGTCGCCGTCCAGCGCCAGTCGCCGACATAGCCGTCAAACACCGTGCCCAATTCGGCTGTCCGGGTATCGGTCTTGCGCGTCAGGGCGCCGGGCAGGTCCAGATAGCTAAAGAGGGTCACCTCCTGACCGGTCGGCGAAAACGGATTGGTCCCCGGCACGGTCAGCTGAACATTGGGCAGCCCTTGGTAGCTGAAGCTGTTTGAGTCCTCCACGCTGCCGCTCAGCGTCATGCCGACCTTGTCGTTCAGGTCGTGCTTGTAGGTCCCCGACACCGAAAGCTCGTCCGTCTTGGGCAGCAGGGTGCGATAGGCGTTGGCCAGTTCGCTGTCGCCGCCCGCCGTCGTGCTGCGATCTATGTCGCGCTCGGTCTCGAACAGGGTGTTGGAGGTCGTGCCGTTGATATCGACAGACCAGCGGTCCGAGCCGGCGATGCGCAGGACGTTGTTCTCGCTGGCGGTGGTCGTGCGACCGCCCTGCTCGGGTCGGCTGACGTTGACGGAGGCCGTCAGGGACTTGAAGTCCGCCTTCAGCACGATGTTCACCACCCGCTGATTGGCGCTGTAACCATAGGACAGCGCGGTCTCTTCCGGCAGGACGTCGAACCTGTCGATGGCCTCGGGCGGAATGCCGCGGATCTCGCGGAAGCCCGAGATACGCCGTCCGTTGACCAGGAAGACCGGAGAGCCGCCGCGCGCACTGCGGGTCTGGGCCTCCAGAAGGGTGATCAATTCGCCGATGTTGGTGGCGCCGAACGCCTGGATCTGGGCGGTGTCGTAAGAGACGATCGGTTCCTGCCCGCCCAAGGCCACCCCGCGCCGCGCCGCCGTCACCTCCACGTCCGGCAAAACGACCGTCGGCTCCTCCTGCTGGACCTGCGCCTGCGCTTCT
This genomic interval carries:
- a CDS encoding NAD(P)H-dependent glycerol-3-phosphate dehydrogenase, whose translation is MEFRTAGVIGAGAWGTALAQVCVRAGLDTTLQAREQQLVETMRATRANDLYLPDVPLADELNFTADLADLGDCDLILAVPPAQHMRATLTAFAPHYRAGVPVVLCSKGVERGTMKLMTEVLAETLPDAPAAVLSGPSFAGEVSRGLPTAVTLACADQALGEALLNTLSAPGFRPYLATDLVGAEAGGALKNVLAIACGISEGRQLGRSAHAALITRGFAEMTRLAVAMGGQAETVAGLCGLGDLVLTCSSPQSRNMSLGLALGQGQTVEQALAGKRSVAEGYESAPAVRELAARLGVEIPISEGVAALLADEIDVDGLIDGLLSRPLKAERV
- a CDS encoding uroporphyrinogen-III synthase, with protein sequence MSIAPKRVWVTRAEPGAARTAARLRDMGFEPIVAPLLAIKNLTPPVPNLASFAALTFTSINGVAAFAALTPRRHLPVFAVGDATAQAAHDAGFANVRSASGDIQALARLIAGAIADADVLVPQAETPAGDFTAALNAARARNVSIQSLTVYRAIETSAEAPALFDAVLIHSPRAGHALAKRGHDVLAHAVLACISPAAAAPLVALGLTPVVAKSPDETSLLTILNTALGKRDPAV
- a CDS encoding helix-turn-helix domain-containing protein; its protein translation is MNDAVDPVDIAIGGRIRTRREELRITQAQLAAGAGVTFQQIQKYERGVNRVSAARLLQIASVLKSTGAALLGELETAEGDELALAAPGVAELLAAFRGIKDAAQRDALLTVAKGLRG
- the metK gene encoding methionine adenosyltransferase produces the protein MAARSSFLFTSESVSEGHPDKVADRISDTVVDAFLAKDPEARVACETLVTTQRIVLAGEVRATQPGNTKEENEAFTQSIIDGLEPLVRAAVKDIGYEQEGFHWETADYSCFLHAQSADIAVGVDSTNEKDEGAGDQGIMFGYASNETPELMPATLQYSHNILKRLAEVRHAGGSQLEPDAKSQVTIAYEDGKPVRATSIVLSTQHARGLSSEQVAEIVKPYILEVLPEGFTDENTVWHINPTGIFEIGGPDGDAGLTGRKIIVDTYGGAAPHGGGAFSGKDPTKVDRSAAYACRYLAKNVVAAGLADRCTIQISYAIGVAKPQSIHVDLHGTGKISEAVLEDKILDLIGGATPRAIRQHLGLNKPIYARTTAYGHFGREPDADGGFSWEKTDLVDQLKALA
- a CDS encoding helix-turn-helix transcriptional regulator, which codes for MPDGLTTRESECVRLAGQGLEDKEIAARLRISPRTVGNHLHRAYAKLGVSDRKLAARRLSIGYSEASILIPDTGAHTLNDPTSAEQSDDAVSDPTTSWLLPAPPRGALARVGIIVAGAAIALVFAIGIVTAGMVIPSLFDRLAPAEMR
- the tsaD gene encoding tRNA (adenosine(37)-N6)-threonylcarbamoyltransferase complex transferase subunit TsaD — its product is MSADYSSGAKSATGRDVRPLTVLGLETSCDETAASVVRLHPSMAGGRAEVLSSVVHSQIDDHAAYGGVVPEIAARSHVEMIAEVTRRAMAEADMGYDGLDGIAGTAGPGLVGGVMVGLSFGKAAALARGLPLVAVNHLEGHAVSARLGAEVAYPFLLLLVSGGHCQLLEVRGVGDMSRIGATIDDAAGEAFDKIAKALGLGYPGGPALERLAVQGDGSKIDLPRALLGRKDCDFSFSGLKTAAFRIAQTCETEQEKADLADAVQNAIARQLSDRSERALAAYAETHDHKLFVVAGGVAANKTIRATLQATAAKHGFDFLAPPMAYCTDNAAMIALAGAERLALGLTSDIDVVARPRWPLDEARALSDPSHKPGRKGAKA
- a CDS encoding Rieske (2Fe-2S) protein → MSEAAEAPGERKRVWKTPPGVALCAEGDIADPGSRSFVLQIGEAFFHGFVVRKDGQVAGWVDRCPHAGFPIAMEIDRYLTPDGALILCGWHGAVFEPLTGECTGGPCAGGRLTPWPVTTSGGIVRTA
- the hemC gene encoding hydroxymethylbilane synthase, which translates into the protein MTFPLRIGTRRSKLALAQSGMMQRAIGRALNVPEAEIETAIPLVEIVTTGDRIQDRRLLEVGGKALFTKEIEEALLAGRIDIAIHSMKDVPAEQPDGLCIAAIPEREDARDAFISRDFDSFDALPFGARLGTASLRRQAQALALRPDLKVEMLRGNIDTRLRRAAEGDFDAILLAVSGMTRLGVTDHIREKLSLDAFLPAPGQGALAIQTRAADMDSDWVAALNHPETALCIAAERGAMTALEGSCRTAVGAYARIEHDTLHLTTEMLSPDGSARWRRVGDLFQPTEADARALGQRLGGEVHASAGDQEVDPATLDG